Proteins encoded by one window of Vigna radiata var. radiata cultivar VC1973A chromosome 5, Vradiata_ver6, whole genome shotgun sequence:
- the LOC106761809 gene encoding uncharacterized protein LOC106761809 — MTLKHLKTNDVWNLPQNEKIIVHWNEEYQPIGNGGALLNQFLGNVAKKFKVFPICYSSWKKIPKDYRENIIQNTIQAKFAVNSDIQINYILKALNHKWRDCRQELWQQRDDGTRTREELIVMAPEGIDKDHWASFVDYRLGERTKEIALKXKHNRRKQILAHTGDPRALQGRGKKW; from the exons ATGACTCTCAAACACTTAAAAACAAATGATGTTTGGAATTTGCCTCAAAATGAAAAGATTATTGTACATTGGAATGAGGAGTATCAACCGATTGGAAATGGTGGAGCATTATTGAATCAATTCTTGGGAAATGTTGCTAAAAAGTTCaaggtattcccaatttgtTATTCTAGTTGGAAGAAGATTCCCAAAGACTACAGAgaaaacataattcaaaatacCATTCAA GCAAAGTTTGCAGTGAATTCCGATATTCAAATCAATTATATCTTGAAAGCACTNAATCATAAATGGAGAGATTGCCGGCAAGAATTGTGGCAACAAAGAGATGATGGCACGCGTACTAGAGAAGAATTGATTGTCATGGCTCCAGAAGGCATAGATAAAGATCATTGGGCTTCTTTTGTTGATTATCGACTTGGTGAAAGAACAAAG GAGATTGCCCTTAAANATAAGCATAATAGGAGAAAACAAATTCTTGCTCACACGGGGGATCCAAGAGCATTGCAAGGAAGAGGGAAGAAATGGTGA